One window of Mycoplasma cottewii genomic DNA carries:
- a CDS encoding type I phosphomannose isomerase catalytic subunit gives MKILKLKPHFSERLWGGQNLKKFGFDIDENKKIGESWVISAHENGLSYVVSDDEYNNLSLKELFENHKHLFNNFKGEYPLLSKIISANENLSVQVHPDDNYALTHHNQLGKPESWYVLDCDDNAQLIYGHNAKTKEELIEMINSNNWDRFLKKVDIKKGDFLYVPAGKVHAITSNVTVFELQRSSDITYRFYDYNRVDPKTGKLRRLDIEHCLNCTTIPDSQIDIINKKEGLLFSSDVFSLYVLDCKTRKEFNIVEKCDWLQLTVIQGQGKINGIDFKQGQSAITINGIEPLKIEGQIKIVISWIKNNE, from the coding sequence ATGAAAATATTAAAACTAAAACCTCATTTTTCTGAAAGATTATGAGGTGGGCAAAATTTAAAAAAATTCGGATTCGATATTGATGAAAATAAAAAAATAGGTGAATCTTGGGTAATTTCAGCTCACGAAAACGGTTTAAGTTATGTTGTTAGTGATGATGAATATAATAATTTAAGTTTAAAAGAACTATTTGAAAATCATAAACACCTTTTTAATAACTTTAAAGGAGAATATCCTTTATTATCAAAAATTATCTCAGCAAATGAGAATTTATCAGTACAAGTTCATCCAGATGATAATTACGCTTTAACTCATCACAATCAACTAGGAAAACCTGAAAGTTGATATGTTTTAGATTGTGATGACAATGCCCAACTTATTTATGGACATAATGCTAAAACAAAAGAAGAATTAATTGAAATGATTAATAGCAATAATTGAGATCGATTTTTAAAAAAAGTTGATATTAAAAAAGGTGACTTTTTATATGTTCCTGCTGGTAAAGTTCACGCAATAACTAGTAATGTTACAGTTTTTGAATTGCAAAGATCTAGTGATATTACTTATAGGTTTTATGATTACAATAGAGTTGATCCTAAAACTGGAAAGCTAAGAAGATTAGATATAGAACATTGTTTAAATTGTACAACTATTCCTGATTCTCAAATTGATATTATTAATAAAAAAGAAGGTTTATTATTTAGTTCTGATGTGTTTTCATTATATGTTTTAGATTGCAAAACAAGAAAAGAATTTAACATAGTTGAAAAGTGTGATTGATTACAATTAACAGTTATTCAAGGACAAGGAAAAATTAATGGCATTGATTTTAAACAAGGCCAATCAGCTATTACAATTAATGGTATTGAACCATTAAAAATAGAAGGACAAATCAAGATAGTTATTTCTTGAATTAAAAATAATGAATAA
- a CDS encoding uracil-DNA glycosylase, whose amino-acid sequence MNNLNKSWNELFEKLNLNQEINNLIDQIYSDKETIFPKKEDVLKLFELSDLNNVKVVIIGQDPYHNYNQANGIAFSVTNQVKAPASLKNIFKELKSDLNIDHFTNNSLEWWVKQGVLLINTCWTVQAHKPGSHNNLGWQNITKIILENVILHNQDVIFCLWGNYAKQVYESLNIKPKHVISSAHPSPFSYKKGFENTKPFSKINNILKELDLTTIDWSK is encoded by the coding sequence ATGAATAATTTAAATAAAAGTTGAAATGAACTATTTGAAAAATTAAATTTAAATCAAGAAATTAATAATTTAATTGATCAAATATATAGTGATAAAGAAACTATTTTTCCTAAAAAAGAAGATGTTTTAAAACTATTTGAACTAAGTGATTTAAATAATGTTAAAGTTGTTATAATTGGTCAAGATCCATATCATAACTATAATCAAGCTAATGGAATAGCTTTTAGTGTAACTAACCAAGTAAAGGCTCCTGCAAGTTTAAAAAATATTTTTAAAGAATTAAAATCAGATTTAAATATAGATCATTTTACTAATAATTCACTAGAATGATGAGTTAAACAAGGAGTATTACTAATTAATACTTGTTGAACAGTTCAAGCACATAAACCAGGTTCTCATAATAATTTAGGTTGACAAAATATTACTAAAATCATTTTAGAAAATGTTATATTACATAATCAAGATGTTATATTTTGTTTATGAGGAAATTATGCAAAACAAGTTTATGAATCATTAAATATTAAACCCAAACACGTTATTAGTTCAGCTCATCCATCACCTTTTAGTTATAAAAAAGGTTTTGAAAACACTAAACCATTTAGTAAAATTAATAATATCTTAAAAGAGTTAGACTTAACAACTATTGACTGAAGTAAATAG